CCCCAAATGTTCCCGTATAGCCGAAATACGCGCCAGCCTGCCCATTCTCATTGGAATTATCGCATTGACTCTCTAAGTGATTCTGGCAATAAAAACACTGCCCACAAGAAATATTAAACGGAACAACTACACGATCTCCTTTTTTAACCTTCGTAACCCCTGGTCCCACTTCCTCCACAATTCCCATCGGTTCATGGCCAATGATATAATCCTCCTGCAAATTTTGTATCATTCCGTGAACCAAATGAAGATCCGAACCACATATGGCTGTACTCGTAACGCGGACGAGAATATCATCTTCCTTCTCAATCCTTGCATCTGGTACATCTTTCACTTGTACATCCTTTATCCCTTGATAGGTAACAGCTTTCATTTTGTCCTCCTCGCAACAAGTATGGGTATATGTAGAATTTCCCCTCATTTATCTTTTTCCATACCTTAATTTAGGTGTTTGCCCTATATCCACCTAGGGCATTTGCGGATAGACTATGTATAAAAGGAGTGTGAATGATGAATAACAGACAACAAGCGTCCGTACAGTTTGTTCCACCGAGTGCTATTACCCCTTACATTGGACAATGGATTACCACATCAATCCCCACCATAGGTCAAGTTACAGCCTATGTCAGCAATTATAATCGACGAACCGGAATGGTCGATCTATGGGTTTACCGTCCCGGCACTACACAGCCCCAATATATGCAGTACCATTATTCTGATCTCATCGGGATCGGACCCTATCAAGGCCCAATCCCTCCCTATCAACCAACACCTCCACCACCTTACCCGCCAACCCCTTATCCTCCATCGCCTTATCCGCCTACCCCTTATCCTCCATATTACCCACCAGCTCCCGAACCTCGAAGATCTTGCGCCAATTACCCGAATATCTCTCAACAAATCTCTTGCTATCTAGGAATGCTCCCTCCTGTCTAACCTAATAGAAGAAACAAAGAACAGCCCCACCCATAAAATGGATGGGGCTGTTCTTCATGATAAAGAGGTCTATAATCTGCTCTCTAGTTGTTGTTTTTCTAATTCATAGCCTGGTTTGCCTAGAAGAGCAAACATATTCTTCTTATAAGCTTCTACTCCTGGCTGATCAAATGGGTTAACCCCTAAGAGGTACCCGCTAATTCCACACGCCTTCTCAAAGAAGTAGACAAGCTGTCCAAAGGTGTATTCATTCAATCGATCTAAGGAAATGACGAAGTTTGGAACCCCTCCATCGATATGTGCAAGTAAGGTCCCTTCAAAAGCCTTTTTATTCACCTCATCCATCGTCTTGCCAGAGAGAAAGTTCAGTCCATCCACATTCTCCGGATCCTCTTGAATCGTTAACTGGACCTTGGGCTCCTCAACGTGAAAGACAGTTTCAAAAATATTCCGTAGACCATCCTGTACATATTGCCCCATGGAATGCAGGTCGGTTGAAAAATCGAGGGAAGCAGGGAAGATACCCTTCTGATCTTTTCCTTCACTTTCCCCAAAGAGTTGCTTCCACCATTCTGCAATAAAGTGAAGCGATGGCTCGTAGTTGACTAGGATCTCTGTCGTCTTCCCCTTACGGTATAGGACATTCCTTGCGGCTGCATACTGGTAACATTCATTGCTCATAAGATCTGGGTTATTGTATGTATGGTAGGCATCGGCAGCCCCTTGCATGATGGTTTCAATATTAGCTCCGCTTACCGCAATAGGAAGAAGTCCGACTGCCGTTAACACCGAATATCTTCCGCCTATATCATCGGGAATAACGAAGGTCTCGTATCCCTCCTCAGTGGCCAGCTTCTTCAATGCTCCTTTTTCTCTGTCGGTTGTAGCGTAAATCCGTTTTCTTGCTCCCTCTTTCCCGTACTTCTTCTCCATATAATCTCGGAAAAAACGGAAAGCAACAGCTGGTTCTGTCGTCGTTCCTGATTTCGAAATAACGTTTACCGAGATATCCTTTCCTTCAAGAACTTCAAACAAATGAGCCAAGTAGGTGGAACTGATATTCTGTCCCACGAAGTAGATTTGTGGTGTTGTACTTGCTACCTGATTGTAAAAAGTATGAGTAAGCATCTCGATAGCTGCTCTTGCTCCTAGGTAGGATCCACCGATACCGATGACGACCAGAGCCTGTGAGTCACGTTGAATACGCTCTGCTGCAGCTTGGATGCGAGTAAATTCCTCTTTATCATAATTTATAGGCAGCTCTACCCAACCTGTGTATTCCCTTCCGGCCCCTGTTTTCTCATGGAGCATCTGATGAGCGAGCTGAACCTGGCTGGACAGATTCTCTACTTCTTCTTTTTTCATGAATGGCAAGGCCTTACTATAGTTAAAACGAATACTCACTTTTATTCCTCCCCTAGTTCATTCACGAACTAACCTCAATGATCATAACAGAAAATTAAAAGTATGACTTACTTCTCACTCATTATATGGCAACTCTCTATATCTTTTCCATCCTTAACCAGCCCCACTCCCTATTTTAATCAAAAAAGAGGGCATGTAACGCTAACGCCACATGCCTAGAAAATTCCGATGCTACTAGTTAAAAGGGGATGGAGAAAATTTTTCAATTTTATTATATGACAGCGGGACTAAAATTTCAATATAAGGACAATATCAGTCCCAAAACATGCAAATCAAACCATTTCAAACTATAAAATTTAGCCTAGAGAAGTACTCCAAGTGGGCTTTCGACATAAGGTATCCTAACAGCCCAAAACGATTGCACAAGGAGGAATTTTCATTGAGTGAACATGAGCTTTCACCAGAATGGAAAAAGTGGATGGATCAGATGATTCATTGGATTCATGAGCATAAAGATTTTATCGCTACTCTTCAGTCTGGGGACCATGTTACCCCCGAACAGTCTGCGACTTTAAACAAATGGAATAAGCGCTTTTCCCAGCTTCTCTATGAATTCGAACAGCTTGAACAGGCACCGATTGCCCGAAGTCAGCTCTCCTTAAAGCAGTTGTATAAACATGCTCATTATCTAAGGGAACAATTTCTGCAAT
The Ammoniphilus sp. CFH 90114 DNA segment above includes these coding regions:
- a CDS encoding glucose-6-phosphate isomerase gives rise to the protein MSIRFNYSKALPFMKKEEVENLSSQVQLAHQMLHEKTGAGREYTGWVELPINYDKEEFTRIQAAAERIQRDSQALVVIGIGGSYLGARAAIEMLTHTFYNQVASTTPQIYFVGQNISSTYLAHLFEVLEGKDISVNVISKSGTTTEPAVAFRFFRDYMEKKYGKEGARKRIYATTDREKGALKKLATEEGYETFVIPDDIGGRYSVLTAVGLLPIAVSGANIETIMQGAADAYHTYNNPDLMSNECYQYAAARNVLYRKGKTTEILVNYEPSLHFIAEWWKQLFGESEGKDQKGIFPASLDFSTDLHSMGQYVQDGLRNIFETVFHVEEPKVQLTIQEDPENVDGLNFLSGKTMDEVNKKAFEGTLLAHIDGGVPNFVISLDRLNEYTFGQLVYFFEKACGISGYLLGVNPFDQPGVEAYKKNMFALLGKPGYELEKQQLESRL